A single Biomphalaria glabrata chromosome 2, xgBioGlab47.1, whole genome shotgun sequence DNA region contains:
- the LOC129924465 gene encoding uncharacterized protein LOC129924465 has product MEPQIKKKLCIIKDVNEVSNFHRFIVLFVYKFILFCLLVSPLYYELWRQPSYVGDITAQILEDIKTWDKRQIPVSAWMDRKYILNGSAYKKSLFELDRQMTDIIYFNFSIFPFFKMFFQVVISIGRNFDFIKENMKKKFGLNRVICYITLKNFVSILFVCSAFCCFHLLTELCENIFRWADSRVHDATPLLNMHKAFLFPHPLTLGQAPPFFLLTYSRYPMEDVVFICEYQTRDPDPIYKSANWRKNGRPLTSNDDRIQINVTVNQVGNLELYNVLSILTIQFLEDQDFGSYTCEYHNPLNSEVQPGPSMTSEFRYKSENDIPIPPPDSECNCKPKTTNPDQCTNQPIIIPVQCFSEFLLNKRNEQVLTKMISPGSMFIEGAFYSTVSESENIGVELSRTESKDPDQNCCSWFVRTYWRFFRKGGFLSENPPFTRTIITENGLYFLRYQCMCKSSYGMSEFRIFRNFINTTSGRGDRAEIVYPVRHKLFPVYSDPWSSNQSDTDTNRYHDTHSCFESDFSSQECWILEQLFESNMNLMILYEFGLTFTLMLVPTLIAVLFYYSVMKGCIRPLLTFVLYDDMRETTFEAVNGKSLTKFRPRRRHKARIAPDVQRQQYDIYLSYDSENEFDSMIAEHIKGILVSLKLTYFDSQTDVRYGHLILTEQEKAIANSLRYVCIASQSYIDHNSVEFNAIQLAIVGQNSKLKDRLLIIKSEDCDVERLYLIPCISVPKEARARSVLNERTVRDFFKWEKSTSVHELACKSDKLTAIKGILGLKTMTRPLIILMAQMFIICIDTFTLNS; this is encoded by the coding sequence ATGGAACCACagataaaaaagaaactttGTATTATCAAAGATGTCAATGAAGTGTCAAACTTTCATAggttcattgttttgtttgtatacaaattcatattattttgcTTATTAGTTTCTCCATTGTATTACGAACTCTGGCGACAGCCTTCATATGTTGGAGATATTACAGCACAAATCTTAGAAGATATTAAGACATGGGACAAACGCCAAATTCCAGTAAGCGCTTGGATGGatagaaaatacattctaaATGGCTCAGCTTACAAAAAATCATTATTTGAACTTGATAGGCAAATGACTGACAtcatttactttaattttagtATATTCCCtttcttcaaaatgtttttcCAGGTGGTAATTAGCATTGGTCGGAATTTTGATTTTATCAAagaaaacatgaagaaaaagTTTGGCTTAAATAGAGTCATATGTTATATTACACTCAAAAATTTTgtgtccattttgtttgtttgtagtgcattttgttgttttcatttattgacAGAATTGTGTGAAAATATATTTCGTTGGGCAGACAGTAGAGTTCATGACGCCACTCCCTTGTTAAACATGCACAAAGCGTTTCTATTCCCTCATCCGTTAACTCTGGGTCAAGCCCCTCCGTTCTTTTTGCTTACATACTCTCGGTACCCAATGGaggatgttgtttttatttgcgaATATCAGACCAGAGATCCAGACCCGATCTACAAAAGCGCTAACTGGAGAAAGAACGGACGACCTCTTACATCTAACGACGACAGAATCCAGATCAATGTTACAGTCAATCAAGTTGGTAATTTAGAATTGTACAACGTATTGTCCATATTAACAATCCAATTTTTGGAAGACCAAGATTTCGGAAGTTATACATGTGAGTACCACAATCCATTAAATTCTGAAGTTCAGCCTGGCCCAAGTATGACATCGGAATTTAGATATAAATCTGAAAATGATATTCCCATTCCGCCACCTGATTCAGAATGCAACTGTAAACCTAAAACAACCAATCCTGATCAATGTACGAATCAGCCAATCATAATACCTGTTCAGTGCTTTTCGGAGTTCCTtcttaataaaagaaatgaacaaGTTTTGACAAAGATGATTAGCCCTGGAAGCATGTTCATAGAGGGCGCTTTTTATTCAACTGTTTCCGAGAGTGAAAACATAGGAGTTGAATTGTCTAGAACAGAAAGCAAAGACCCGGACCAAAATTGCTGCTCATGGTTTGTGAGGACATACTGGAGATTCTTTCGAAAAGGAGGTTTTTTATCTGAAAATCCTCCATTTACAAGGACCATCATTACTGAAAATGGTCTTTATTTTCTACGGTATCAATGTATGTGCAAATCTAGCTACGGGATGAGTGAGTTTAGAATATTTCGAAACTTTATCAACACAACAAGTGGTAGAGGAGATAGAGCGGAGATCGTATACCCAGTAAGACATAAGTTATTTCCAGTATATTCAGATCCTTGGTCAAGCAATCAAAGTGACACCGATACGAATAGATATCATGATACACATTCTTGCTTTGAATCAGACTTCTCATCACAAGAATGTTGGATACTCGAACAGCTGTTTGAATCCAATATGAACTTGATGATTTTATACGAATTCGGTTTGACATTTACTCTAATGTTAGTACCAACTCTGATTGCTGTTCTTTTCTACTATTCAGTAATGAAAGGTTGTATTCGTCCTCTTCTCACTTTTGTTCTGTATGACGACATGCGTGAAACAACATTTGAAGCTGTCAATGGAAAATCTTTGACAAAGTTTCGTCCTCGGAGACGCCACAAAGCTAGAATTGCACCAGATGTTCAGCGTCAACAGtatgatatttatttatcataCGATTCAGAAAATGAATTTGACTCGATGATTGCTGAGCATATTAAAGGCATACTGGTGAGTCTAAAATTGACATATTTTGATTCCCAAACGGATGTCCGATACGGTCATCTTATTTTAACTGAGCAAGAGAAGGCTATAGCCAATAGTTTACGTTATGTGTGTATAGCCTCACAAAGCTACATTGACCACAACAGTGTGGAGTTTAATGCCATACAGCTTGCAATTGTTGGCCAAAATAGTAAATTAAAAGACAGGCTTTTAATCATAAAATCAGAAGACTGTGATGTGGAAAGACTTTATTTAATACCATGTATTTCTGTACCAAAAGAAGCGAGGGCCAGGAGTGTATTAAATGAGCGCACTGTTAGAGATTTTTTCAAATGGGAAAAGTCTACCAGTGTACACGAACTGGCGTGCAAGTCTGATAAATTAACAGCCATCAAAGGCATTTTAGGATTAAAAACAATGACTCGCCCACTGATCATTCTGATGGCTCAAATGTTTATTATATGTATTGATACGTTTACACTGAACTCTTGA